One Labrus mixtus chromosome 22, fLabMix1.1, whole genome shotgun sequence genomic window carries:
- the lum gene encoding lumican, whose product MFPLRVPLLAILVSVALCQYDYDYQPVSMLGPSGPNCNQECDCPITFPSAMYCDSRKLKFVPVVPTGIKYLYLQNNQIQEIKAGVFDNVTDTLRWLILDHNQIANGKIEKGTIDKLTALEKLFFSYNDLTEPIIPPSKSLDELKIMHNKLSKFPSGLLTDKENLTSVNVQFNQLTSDAISGAFKGPKKMLSLDVSHNKLKKLPAGVPSSLEILYADFNDIDSVGAGYLNKLPSLQYLRISNNKLVDSGLPAGVFNVTSLVELDLSFNKLQSIPEINEQLEQLYLQANEINKFDLASFCKFVGPLNYSHLKHLRLDANNITHSSMPPESSNCLRQATDIMFQ is encoded by the exons ATGTTCCCTCTCCGTGTACCCCTGCTGGCCATATTAGTCAGCGTGGCGCTGTGTCAGTATGATTACGACTACCAGCCTGTTTCCATGCTAGGACCCTCTGGGCCTAACTGTAATCAAGAATGCGACTGCCCGATAACATTCCCCAGTGCCATGTATTGTGACAGCCGCAAGCTCAAGTTTGTCCCTGTTGTCCCAACAGGGATCAAATACTTGTATCTCCAGAACAACCAAATACAGGAGATCAAAGCAGGTGTGTTTGATAATGTAACTGACACGCTTCGCTGGCTGATTCTTGACCATAACCAAATTGCCAATGGCAAGATAGAAAAGGGTACCATTGACAAACTCACAGCCCTAGAGAAGCTCTTCTTCAGCTACAACGACCTGACAGAGCCAATCATACCACCCTCAAAGTCCCTCGATGAGCTGAAGATAATGCACAACAAGTTGTCCAAGTTCCCCTCTGGTCTCCTGACTGACAAGGAGAATCTGACCTCTGTCAACGTTCAGTTCAATCAGCTGACATCCGATGCCATCTCCGGGGCATTCAAGGGGCCAAAGAAGATGCTGTCCCTGGACGTGAGCCACAACAAGCTGAAGAAGCTTCCAGCCGGAGTCCCGAGTTCTCTGGAAATCCTCTATGCTGACTTCAACGATATTGATTCAGTCGGAGCAGGATACTTGAACAAGCTGCCCTCTCTGCAGTACCTTAGAATCTCCAACAACAagctggttgactcgggactcCCTGCTGGAGTATTCAATGTAACATCACTGGTGGAGCTGGACCTGTCTTTCAACAAACTGCAGTCCATCCCTGAGATCAACGAGCAGCTGGAACAATTATACCTCCAGGCCAACGAGATCAACA AGTTTGACCTGGCAAGTTTCTGCAAGTTCGTTGGACCCCTCAACTATTCCCACCTGAAACATCTGCGCCTGGACGCCAACAacatcacacacagcagcatgcCTCCTGAATCCTCCAACTGCTTGCGCCAAGCTACAGATATCATGTTTCAATAA